tactcattaaaaaccattggacattgatggaacatgaattttcaacgataattttatggaaaatgtactatttaaaaaccgtcaattaatttgtttagcaagcgttgtttcaacgttggcttccaacgctgttacaacgctcaatatttataaccatcgtAAATTTCTGACTGGGTAATTTATGTCCCGTCTAATTCACTTGAAATTCtaatattaaaaatgaaaaatagatTATTGCATGcgtttcatggtggtgggtatttaggaTTCGGCCCGGCAGAAATTTTAgccgtaaatacttgttttaCCTACCAGGCGAATGATTTTCTGTGCGagtataatatttataattatatcggggatttttccacaaaattcgCCAACTTGTATTCTTTCTTCTTCTAAGGAAAGACATTTTTCTggcaattatttaataaaattttacttatcaATTGCGGGGCTtatattatgtatttttttagatttgcagATAGCATTATCCGTTTGGACCGGGAGATAAACATTTAACAAAACATGTCTTCACCACAAGTTAAATTGAAGCAAAGACTGACGCATTTCTCCATAGCGATAACTTTTTTCGCATCAGGATTGGTCATAAATCTTCTCCAACTAATAATACATGTGACCATAAAGCCATTTAACAAAAAGTTCTTCCGAAAACTAATGTACTATTTATGTTACTCCTTATACTCACGTAAGAATGCCCATATCCATAATTTTCATCTGAGTGAGGGTACACTAATCCATTTTTTCATTTTGCAGAATTAATATTTGTTAGCGATTGGCTTTCCAATAGTTTTATACATGTTTACATGGATGCAGATGATGAGAAAAAATATTGCGGAAAGGAAAATGTATTGCTTATTATGAATCACACTTATGAAATTGATTGGCTAGCTGGATGGATGTTTACAGAAAAGGTTGGTGTTTTAGGAAACTGTAAAGCCTAcgccaaaaaagttatttcaTATGTTCCAGTTATTGGTTGGGCATGGAAATTTGCTGAATTTGTCTTCCTCGAGCGTTCGTTCGATAAAGATAGAGAGATAATTGCTCGTCAGTTAAAAGAAGTTTATGCATATCCTGATCCTACTTGGCTTCTTCTCAATGCTGAAGGAACGCGTTTCACTGAGAAAAAACATGAAGCTTCTGTTAAATTTGCACAAGAACGCGGTATGACCGTTTTGAAGCACCATTTAATACCCCGCACTAAAGGATTTACCGCTAGTTTGGAAAGTTTGCGAGGACGTTGCCCTGCTATATATGATATTAATTTAgctttcaaaaaagacgcagtgGTATGTacacattttgttttcaaagGTATGATTTATATCTgtgcttgattttttttttagaatccaCCTACTATGTCCACACTTTTAAGTGGAAAGCCCGTTGAAGCATTTATGTTCGTCAGACGTATTCCATTAGAAAATGTTCCAGCCGATGAGGAGAAGGCAGCAGCATGGCTACAGAATCTTTTCGTGGAAAAAGATAGAATCATGGAAAGTTTCCATACAACTGGTAGTTTCTTTAAAACATCTGGCTTTAAAGAAACTGCTTGCAAAATCTACCCTAAAAGATTATGTGTGCTGGTAAATTTTGCCTCATGGTATATAGTCTCCATCTCATCAGTTTTGTACTATTTAATATCTTCACTGATGTTAAACAATTGGACTGGGTTATCCATTGCCGTCTTAATTCTAGCCACATGTAAGTATTGCACATTtaacattaaaaacaaatcgCCAGACCTCcatgaaatatttacatttgcctatttttatacccaccaccataaaatggtgacgggggtataataagtttgtcattccgtttgtaacacatcgaaatatcgatttccgaatatataaagtatatatatattcttgatcagggagaaattctaagacgatataagcatgtccgtctgtccgtctgtctgtctgtctgttgtaatcacgctacagccttcaata
This is a stretch of genomic DNA from Haematobia irritans isolate KBUSLIRL chromosome 4, ASM5000362v1, whole genome shotgun sequence. It encodes these proteins:
- the LOC142237112 gene encoding 1-acyl-sn-glycerol-3-phosphate acyltransferase delta-like, translated to MSSPQVKLKQRLTHFSIAITFFASGLVINLLQLIIHVTIKPFNKKFFRKLMYYLCYSLYSQLIFVSDWLSNSFIHVYMDADDEKKYCGKENVLLIMNHTYEIDWLAGWMFTEKVGVLGNCKAYAKKVISYVPVIGWAWKFAEFVFLERSFDKDREIIARQLKEVYAYPDPTWLLLNAEGTRFTEKKHEASVKFAQERGMTVLKHHLIPRTKGFTASLESLRGRCPAIYDINLAFKKDAVNPPTMSTLLSGKPVEAFMFVRRIPLENVPADEEKAAAWLQNLFVEKDRIMESFHTTGSFFKTSGFKETACKIYPKRLCVLVNFASWYIVSISSVLYYLISSLMLNNWTGLSIAVLILATFYFFMVKAINMSKISKASNYGAETNKTSN